In one Brevibacillus composti genomic region, the following are encoded:
- the rpoC gene encoding DNA-directed RNA polymerase subunit beta': MIDVNNFEYMKIGLASPDKIRSWSFGEVKKPETINYRTLKPEKDGLFCERIFGPTKDWECHCGKYKRVRYKGVVCDRCGVEVTRAKVRRERMGHIELAAPVSHIWYFKGIPSRMGLVLDMSPRSLEEVIYFASYVVTDPGDTPLDKKQLLSEKEYRNYREKYGHSFQAMMGAEAIKRLLQEIDLEKEVETLKEDLKTAQGQRRNRAIKRLEVLEAFRNSGNRPDWMVLDVLPVIPPELRPMVQLDGGRFATSDLNDLYRRVINRNNRLKRLLELGAPDIIVQNEKRMLQEAVDALIDNGRRGRPVTGPGNRPLKSLSHMLKGKQGRFRQNLLGKRVDYSGRSVIVVGPNLKMYQCGLPKEMALELFKPFVMKELVAKGLAHNIKSAKRKVERVQPEVWDVLEDVIREHPVLLNRAPTLHRLGIQAFEPVLVEGRAIRLHPLVCTAYNADFDGDQMAVHVPLSAEAQAEARILMLAAQNILNPKDGKPVVTPSQDMVLGSYYLTLEREGDIGEGTVYRDSHDAIAAYQNGYISLHTRIALPTKELNKTSFTEEQRNALLVTTPGKLIFNEIFPPELPYINVPTKSNLQKGVPDEYFIFDKGVNVKEFIAKLPDQGAVKKGFLGTIISECFRRFGTMETSKILDKIKELGFMYSTKAGITIAVADIVVPEEKKAILDEADQKVQTVMAQYRRGLITEDERYDRVISIWSKAKDEVTEVLMKSMDKFNAIYMMANSGARGNVSQITQLAGMRGLMANPSGRIIELPIKSNFREGLTVLEYFISTHGARKGLADTALRTADSGYLTRRLVDVAQDVIVREIDCGTDKGIRVTAIKDGKEEIEKLVDRLIGRTCFETLRHPETGEVIVGRNEEITEEIAEVIEKAGITEVYIRNVLACRTSHGVCKRCYGRNLATGDEVEIGEAVGIIAAQSIGEPGTQLTMRTFHTGGVAGDDITQGLPRIQELFEARNPKGQAVISEIDGEVVDIREGKDRREIEVRGEAENKVYAVPYGSRIKVSVGTKLSAGDELTEGSVDPKEMLKVRGQRGVSNYILQEVQKVYRMQGVEINDKHVEVMIRQMLRKLRVIDSGETDLLPGSYVEVHEFEQANAKAFMEGKSPAVGRPVLLGITKASLETDSFLSAASFQETTRVLTDAAIKGKVDRLLGLKENVIIGKLVPAGTGMSRYRNIKVQSRAEYEENREAEGAVRVGEDEGAVRVGTPS; the protein is encoded by the coding sequence GTGATAGACGTGAACAACTTCGAATATATGAAGATCGGCCTGGCTTCCCCGGACAAGATTCGCTCTTGGTCTTTCGGGGAAGTGAAAAAGCCGGAAACGATCAACTACCGCACATTGAAGCCGGAAAAGGACGGTTTGTTCTGCGAACGCATCTTCGGTCCGACCAAGGACTGGGAGTGCCATTGCGGAAAATACAAGCGCGTTCGCTACAAAGGCGTTGTGTGTGACCGATGCGGCGTGGAAGTCACCCGCGCCAAAGTACGCCGTGAGCGGATGGGGCATATCGAGCTGGCTGCCCCGGTCTCTCACATCTGGTACTTCAAAGGCATCCCGAGCCGCATGGGTCTGGTGCTGGACATGTCTCCGCGCTCCTTGGAGGAAGTCATCTACTTTGCATCCTACGTGGTAACCGATCCGGGCGATACGCCGCTGGATAAAAAGCAGTTGCTGTCGGAAAAAGAGTACCGCAACTACCGTGAAAAATACGGCCACTCTTTCCAAGCGATGATGGGGGCAGAGGCGATCAAGCGCCTGCTGCAGGAAATCGATCTGGAAAAAGAAGTGGAAACGCTGAAGGAAGACCTGAAAACAGCACAAGGCCAACGCCGCAACCGTGCGATCAAGCGCCTGGAAGTGCTGGAGGCATTCCGCAACTCCGGCAACCGTCCGGACTGGATGGTGCTGGACGTGTTGCCGGTGATTCCGCCGGAACTGCGTCCGATGGTACAGCTGGACGGGGGCCGCTTTGCCACCTCCGACCTGAACGACCTGTACCGCCGGGTGATCAACCGGAACAACCGTCTGAAGCGCCTTCTGGAGCTGGGCGCACCAGACATTATCGTGCAGAACGAGAAGCGCATGCTGCAGGAAGCAGTAGACGCCTTGATTGATAACGGTCGCCGCGGCCGTCCGGTTACAGGTCCGGGCAACCGTCCGCTGAAATCCCTCAGCCATATGCTCAAAGGGAAACAGGGACGCTTCCGTCAGAACCTGCTCGGGAAGCGCGTCGACTACTCCGGCCGTTCCGTTATCGTCGTCGGACCGAACCTGAAGATGTACCAGTGCGGTCTGCCGAAAGAAATGGCGCTGGAGCTGTTCAAGCCATTCGTGATGAAAGAACTGGTGGCCAAAGGTCTCGCGCACAACATCAAGAGCGCGAAGCGCAAGGTAGAGCGCGTCCAGCCTGAGGTGTGGGATGTACTTGAAGACGTCATCCGCGAACACCCGGTGCTGTTGAACCGCGCCCCCACCCTGCACCGTCTGGGGATCCAGGCGTTCGAACCGGTACTGGTCGAAGGCCGCGCCATCCGTCTGCATCCGCTGGTATGTACGGCGTACAACGCCGACTTCGACGGTGACCAGATGGCCGTGCACGTGCCGCTGTCCGCAGAGGCGCAGGCGGAAGCCCGTATCCTGATGCTGGCGGCGCAAAACATCTTGAACCCGAAAGACGGCAAGCCGGTCGTCACGCCTTCCCAGGACATGGTGCTCGGTTCGTACTACCTGACCCTGGAGCGCGAAGGCGACATTGGCGAGGGTACCGTCTACCGCGATTCGCATGATGCGATCGCCGCGTACCAAAACGGTTATATCAGCCTGCATACCCGGATTGCATTGCCGACGAAGGAACTGAATAAAACCAGCTTTACCGAAGAGCAGCGCAATGCGCTTCTGGTAACGACGCCCGGGAAGCTCATTTTTAACGAAATCTTCCCGCCGGAGCTACCGTATATCAACGTTCCGACCAAGAGCAATCTGCAAAAAGGCGTACCAGACGAATACTTCATTTTCGATAAAGGCGTAAACGTAAAAGAGTTTATCGCCAAGCTGCCAGACCAGGGCGCAGTGAAAAAGGGCTTCCTGGGAACGATCATCTCCGAGTGCTTCCGCCGTTTTGGCACGATGGAAACCTCGAAGATTCTGGACAAAATCAAAGAACTCGGCTTCATGTACTCGACCAAAGCCGGTATTACTATCGCGGTGGCCGACATCGTCGTGCCGGAGGAGAAGAAAGCCATTCTCGACGAAGCGGATCAAAAGGTCCAAACCGTTATGGCGCAGTATCGCCGTGGTCTGATTACGGAAGACGAGCGCTATGACCGAGTGATTTCGATCTGGTCCAAAGCGAAGGATGAAGTAACGGAAGTTCTGATGAAGTCCATGGATAAGTTCAACGCGATCTACATGATGGCCAACTCCGGTGCGCGTGGTAACGTTTCGCAGATCACGCAGCTCGCCGGTATGCGCGGTCTGATGGCGAACCCGTCCGGACGAATCATCGAGCTGCCGATTAAATCCAACTTCCGTGAAGGTCTGACCGTACTCGAGTACTTTATCTCGACGCACGGTGCGCGGAAAGGTTTGGCGGATACGGCGCTGCGTACAGCCGACTCGGGTTATCTGACTCGCCGTCTGGTAGACGTAGCCCAAGATGTCATCGTTCGCGAAATCGACTGCGGTACGGATAAAGGCATCCGCGTAACGGCGATCAAGGATGGTAAGGAAGAGATCGAAAAGCTGGTTGACCGCCTGATTGGCCGCACCTGCTTCGAGACGCTCCGTCATCCGGAGACCGGCGAAGTCATCGTCGGCCGCAATGAAGAAATTACCGAAGAAATTGCCGAAGTCATTGAGAAGGCCGGCATTACCGAAGTGTATATCCGCAACGTACTCGCTTGCCGCACCAGCCATGGCGTGTGCAAACGCTGCTACGGCCGCAACCTGGCGACAGGCGACGAGGTGGAAATCGGCGAAGCAGTCGGTATCATCGCCGCTCAGTCCATCGGGGAGCCGGGTACACAGCTGACGATGCGTACCTTCCATACCGGTGGGGTTGCGGGAGACGATATTACCCAAGGTTTGCCGCGTATTCAAGAGCTGTTTGAAGCGCGCAATCCGAAAGGGCAAGCCGTTATCTCCGAAATCGACGGGGAAGTCGTGGACATCCGCGAAGGCAAGGACCGCCGCGAGATCGAAGTGCGCGGCGAAGCAGAGAACAAGGTGTACGCCGTACCGTACGGCTCCCGCATCAAGGTCTCTGTCGGAACCAAGCTGAGTGCCGGTGACGAGCTGACCGAGGGTTCTGTTGACCCGAAAGAAATGCTCAAGGTCCGCGGCCAGCGCGGCGTATCCAACTACATCCTGCAGGAAGTACAAAAAGTGTACCGGATGCAAGGGGTAGAAATTAACGACAAGCACGTCGAGGTCATGATCCGTCAGATGCTGCGCAAGCTGAGAGTCATCGACAGCGGCGAAACCGATCTCCTGCCAGGCTCTTATGTCGAAGTGCATGAGTTTGAGCAAGCCAATGCCAAAGCCTTTATGGAAGGCAAAAGCCCGGCGGTGGGCCGTCCTGTTCTTCTGGGGATCACAAAAGCATCCCTGGAAACAGACTCCTTCCTCTCGGCCGCATCCTTCCAGGAGACGACGCGTGTCCTGACCGATGCCGCGATCAAAGGCAAGGTAGACCGCCTGCTCGGCCTGAAAGAGAACGTCATTATCGGGAAGCTGGTTCCAGCCGGTACCGGTATGTCCCGCTACCGCAACATCAAAGTTCAGTCGCGTGCTGAATACGAAGAGAACAGGGAAGCCGAAGGTGCTGTGCGCGTCGGTGAAGACGAAGGCGCAGTCCGTGTAGGAACCCCCTCCTAA
- a CDS encoding AAA domain-containing protein: protein MQKTGWLQTCKVIRIHRQIPRFMEAEVLHHESGKRLLVYQFALDPSQDYQTAWNDFYMNIDWMQQLDSCGYAPLYAYGEERDDAAGTHFFYVAMEWNREYVSWAEAFSGGRAQAFDTAYKKWMDLLQAVSELHHLHLYSGGLNRENVYIYTGREGHSPFFLPAFLLWRFEQTFLLASEPGESIYGPGTTRSYRQPADDALFLADLLFSLLFPGRERPADDMDIIQLQSECDPILFQVLYALVSFSKDHSLRGIQQLAAQYFSERIDGMLVTVGWDQERSSFFEAAGRAAWQETFREDTASRVYLLSRYDKRLGVPVLQVLGTRYRWELLLAGTTNPADYVMHRCEEVSMIRMESWKRMAKPSVLQWRFHEAKGEGEALFQTVKKETAFRRDQSRQKSQAWDKFQRWEEILKLQLALLQEEQRFAYSSWEATEDATQLVITLMTEVPPELGWEEGTEIMLSDGSHEYLAGTFIRQSGRELYVHLARDVNREALPSYGDCYPYVKSAQIQLARQRQVLQQFRTGTNVRQKVREQILDPQKAATKPAAQQHFFQRLNRDQESALQAALGADALFLLQGPPGTGKTTWITELILQIFRQNPASRILLASQSNVAIDHAFTRVIQLMDRHAGLFSARPRTVRVGNDKMSEDVRPWSLDSGVMAWIEQVEQQVNENIWTFIQNEYDADRYNRLMSIFYDWKNVLQQNESVKPLFLSQSPLLVGATCMGSFPFGKWGQRFDWVIIDEAGRATPPETLIPASLGKRVVLVGDHKQLPPVIDKAAEKIASAQDDRKMMETSLFEELFARVSDTNRATLSIQYRMHPAISDLVSRLFYEDTPLLGEKGEDQMAISEQSNPVLTWLNTDGQPEADEERQGTSYGNKAEVRMVSALLQQLDRQEAGTTAKKSVAVITGYAVQKNWIRNALSGLSLRHLEVEVDSVDAFQGREADLVIYSLVRNNREQKVGFLQEERRMNVTLSRAREKLFIVGSASMAKRLRPDSIIRIVYEQMAAHPMGYVLDGTEAEGWI, encoded by the coding sequence ATGCAGAAGACAGGTTGGCTGCAAACATGCAAAGTCATCAGAATTCATCGACAAATTCCGCGATTTATGGAAGCGGAGGTACTCCACCATGAGAGCGGCAAACGACTGCTGGTGTACCAGTTTGCTTTGGACCCAAGCCAGGATTATCAAACAGCCTGGAATGATTTCTATATGAATATAGACTGGATGCAGCAACTGGACAGTTGCGGCTATGCCCCGTTGTACGCGTACGGCGAAGAAAGAGACGACGCGGCGGGGACTCACTTTTTTTATGTCGCGATGGAATGGAACCGGGAGTACGTGTCATGGGCGGAAGCATTTTCTGGTGGCCGTGCCCAAGCGTTTGACACGGCCTACAAGAAGTGGATGGACCTTTTGCAGGCGGTAAGCGAGCTTCATCACCTGCACCTCTACTCCGGGGGATTAAACAGGGAAAATGTCTACATATACACGGGCAGAGAAGGGCATTCGCCGTTCTTTTTGCCGGCATTTTTATTGTGGAGGTTTGAGCAGACGTTTTTGCTTGCCTCCGAACCGGGCGAGTCAATTTACGGCCCCGGCACGACACGTTCGTATCGCCAGCCTGCCGACGATGCCTTGTTTTTGGCAGATTTGCTCTTTTCACTGCTCTTTCCTGGCCGGGAGAGACCTGCCGATGACATGGATATCATCCAGCTCCAGAGCGAGTGCGATCCGATTTTGTTTCAGGTGCTGTATGCGCTCGTTTCGTTTTCCAAAGACCATTCGCTGCGCGGAATTCAACAGCTGGCAGCGCAATATTTTTCCGAACGCATCGACGGAATGCTGGTGACGGTCGGATGGGATCAGGAGAGGTCCAGCTTTTTCGAGGCCGCCGGCCGCGCCGCCTGGCAGGAGACGTTTCGGGAGGATACCGCAAGCCGGGTCTACCTGCTATCGAGGTACGACAAGCGGCTCGGAGTGCCTGTGCTGCAGGTGCTCGGGACGAGGTATCGATGGGAACTGCTGCTGGCCGGGACAACCAACCCGGCTGATTATGTGATGCATCGCTGCGAAGAAGTGAGCATGATCCGGATGGAGTCATGGAAACGGATGGCAAAGCCAAGCGTCCTTCAGTGGCGTTTTCACGAAGCCAAGGGAGAAGGCGAGGCCCTCTTCCAAACCGTCAAGAAAGAGACGGCGTTCCGGCGCGATCAATCCCGGCAAAAATCCCAGGCATGGGACAAGTTTCAGCGTTGGGAAGAGATTTTGAAATTGCAGCTTGCTCTCCTGCAGGAAGAACAACGCTTTGCCTACTCTTCATGGGAGGCGACAGAGGATGCCACGCAGCTGGTGATTACGCTGATGACCGAGGTGCCGCCGGAGTTGGGCTGGGAGGAAGGAACAGAAATCATGCTCTCCGATGGAAGCCACGAATACCTGGCGGGTACGTTTATCCGCCAATCCGGGCGAGAGCTGTACGTCCATTTGGCGAGAGACGTAAACAGGGAGGCGCTCCCTTCCTACGGGGATTGCTATCCGTATGTCAAGAGCGCTCAGATTCAACTCGCCCGCCAGCGTCAAGTGCTGCAGCAGTTTCGGACAGGCACCAACGTTCGGCAAAAGGTGAGGGAGCAGATCCTGGACCCGCAAAAAGCGGCAACCAAACCGGCTGCTCAGCAGCATTTTTTCCAGCGGCTGAATCGCGATCAGGAAAGCGCTCTGCAGGCGGCGCTCGGGGCAGACGCCCTCTTTTTACTTCAAGGCCCTCCAGGGACGGGGAAGACCACCTGGATTACGGAATTGATTCTGCAAATTTTTCGCCAAAATCCTGCCTCGCGAATCCTGCTCGCTTCCCAGTCCAATGTGGCGATTGATCATGCGTTTACACGCGTGATCCAGTTAATGGACCGGCACGCAGGGCTTTTTTCAGCACGTCCGCGCACGGTGCGGGTCGGAAATGACAAGATGAGTGAAGACGTGCGCCCCTGGAGCTTGGACAGCGGCGTGATGGCGTGGATCGAACAGGTCGAGCAGCAGGTGAATGAAAATATTTGGACGTTTATTCAAAATGAGTACGATGCGGATCGGTATAACCGGCTCATGAGCATTTTTTATGACTGGAAAAACGTCTTGCAGCAAAATGAGTCCGTCAAGCCTTTATTCTTGTCCCAGTCCCCTTTGCTTGTAGGGGCTACCTGCATGGGCTCTTTTCCCTTTGGCAAATGGGGACAGCGGTTTGACTGGGTGATCATTGACGAGGCGGGGAGAGCGACACCGCCCGAAACCTTGATCCCGGCCAGCCTGGGGAAACGGGTGGTTTTGGTAGGGGATCATAAGCAGCTTCCGCCCGTCATCGACAAAGCGGCCGAGAAAATAGCCAGTGCACAGGATGACCGAAAAATGATGGAGACTAGCTTGTTTGAGGAGCTGTTCGCACGGGTATCGGATACAAATCGGGCGACGCTCTCCATCCAGTACAGGATGCACCCCGCGATTTCGGATCTGGTATCCCGCCTCTTCTACGAAGACACGCCGCTTCTTGGGGAAAAGGGCGAGGACCAGATGGCGATATCAGAGCAAAGCAATCCGGTCTTGACCTGGCTCAATACGGATGGTCAACCGGAAGCCGACGAAGAGCGGCAGGGAACCTCTTATGGAAACAAGGCGGAAGTGAGGATGGTCTCTGCGCTCCTGCAGCAGCTGGACCGGCAGGAGGCGGGCACAACGGCCAAAAAGTCGGTGGCGGTCATCACCGGGTACGCGGTGCAGAAGAACTGGATTCGCAACGCTCTCAGCGGTCTGAGTCTGCGTCATCTGGAGGTAGAGGTGGACTCGGTCGATGCGTTTCAGGGAAGAGAAGCGGATCTCGTCATTTACAGCCTCGTCCGGAACAACAGGGAGCAAAAAGTCGGCTTTTTGCAAGAGGAGCGAAGGATGAATGTCACTTTGTCCCGAGCCCGGGAAAAGCTCTTTATCGTTGGCAGTGCCTCGATGGCCAAGCGGTTGCGCCCGGACAGCATTATCCGAATCGTATACGAGCAAATGGCGGCTCACCCGATGGGGTATGTCCTGGACGGAACGGAGGCGGAAGGATGGATTTGA
- a CDS encoding phospholipase D-like domain-containing protein has translation MDLIQLAKRQEDSIPGARLICFFEKWFPVYQIELRLRVQDPGEVQIISWFLLRLIDEGIYQLDQMAMFLGIPQQTAQSGLRELEMLGYIVVVPTLTSRLYKLTDRGRGVLEENRIVKQREEHFTVKLDATTGAVHHYFSVDTVSPGKRLFGDDEVIRPYLPFPSSLADVAHRLPDIRRVYKEFRLTKVGESGQVTLDEIVEVDAVSTHYRKLRLLVFLTDDQTYRFQVFDRDQLLPEYEEPLLRMAEAGMDIWQMEEQPHGLFKEDESAASLTFPQMPEPLSGTDSHEAILPTGHHQQVRQEDGRSPVGAAAPREVEVTPLTTTDHFAVMQQSFALGRERVIIISPWVAKAVVRELLPDMEAFLQRKGELWIGYGYTNEDERRRKQTEDAIAYLKKQLPYATFFPVLLGNTHQKILICDSDYVVVGSYNWLSFRGDRKRGFVAETSVMIRNREVVQQYAKMVQRQLNQGRG, from the coding sequence ATGGATTTGATACAGCTGGCCAAAAGACAAGAGGATTCCATCCCCGGTGCCCGTCTGATCTGTTTCTTTGAAAAGTGGTTTCCCGTCTACCAGATCGAGTTGCGTTTACGTGTGCAAGATCCCGGGGAAGTACAGATTATATCCTGGTTTTTGCTCAGACTGATCGATGAAGGCATTTATCAACTCGACCAGATGGCCATGTTTCTGGGAATTCCCCAGCAGACAGCGCAATCCGGTCTTCGGGAGCTGGAGATGCTGGGGTATATCGTCGTCGTTCCCACCTTGACCAGCCGACTTTATAAGCTGACCGATCGGGGACGCGGCGTTTTGGAGGAAAATCGTATTGTCAAACAGCGGGAGGAGCATTTTACCGTAAAGCTGGATGCGACGACCGGGGCTGTGCACCACTACTTTTCCGTGGATACGGTTTCTCCGGGCAAACGGCTGTTTGGAGACGATGAAGTGATTCGCCCCTATCTTCCGTTTCCTTCTTCACTGGCGGATGTGGCGCATCGGTTGCCTGACATTCGCCGGGTCTATAAAGAATTCAGGCTGACAAAAGTAGGCGAGTCCGGACAAGTGACATTGGACGAGATCGTCGAGGTGGATGCGGTCAGCACGCATTACCGGAAACTTCGCCTGCTGGTTTTTCTGACAGATGACCAGACCTACCGCTTTCAGGTATTTGATCGGGATCAACTGCTGCCGGAATACGAGGAGCCGCTCCTGCGGATGGCAGAGGCGGGAATGGACATCTGGCAGATGGAGGAACAACCGCATGGACTTTTTAAAGAGGACGAATCTGCAGCGTCCCTCACTTTCCCGCAGATGCCGGAACCATTGAGTGGAACCGACAGCCATGAAGCCATTCTGCCCACCGGCCACCATCAGCAGGTACGTCAGGAAGACGGACGTTCTCCCGTTGGAGCAGCTGCTCCCCGGGAAGTGGAGGTGACTCCCCTGACAACGACCGACCACTTTGCGGTCATGCAGCAATCCTTTGCGTTAGGGCGTGAGCGGGTCATCATTATCTCGCCCTGGGTGGCGAAAGCGGTCGTGAGAGAGCTTTTGCCTGATATGGAAGCATTTTTGCAGCGAAAGGGAGAGCTGTGGATCGGTTACGGCTACACGAATGAAGATGAGCGGCGTCGGAAGCAGACCGAAGACGCGATCGCCTATCTGAAGAAACAGTTGCCCTATGCCACCTTTTTTCCGGTGCTGCTGGGCAATACGCACCAGAAGATCCTCATCTGCGACAGTGATTACGTCGTGGTCGGCAGCTATAACTGGCTCTCTTTCCGGGGGGACCGCAAACGCGGGTTTGTCGCGGAGACCAGCGTGATGATCCGCAATCGGGAAGTGGTCCAGCAATACGCAAAAATGGTGCAGCGCCAATTGAATCAAGGGAGGGGATGA
- a CDS encoding Hsp70 family protein, with translation MYYVGIDFGTTNSSVAVIGPEEIKNPRKLGGKQIVVPRCLELEGGFNNERKERELMRTTLLVHPNGEVTIGGQPDGRVDPNRLISSLKRRILKNPDYEVTIDNQVYSGGELVSIFIEKLLISAGIPVDKIERLVLSIPVEYGEDKKHLMEHACSRLGITPDRIWFVDEPIAILWFYEKVQPIQSDLILVYDFGGGTLDLAVMKREDSHDAAGWGQGNVLVKKKIEVAGDDLDEVIIQYFIEQGKEQKNPVCEQLDLAIFQDEKRLEKFRDMSPYKLLKRFAEMMKIELSRRDEYVMSIPSLLPQMDTVGIRDVLLTKQEFEKRAEVVWRKIRQAIVELGEELAAKHDVGLEKIETVFLSGGSSKVPYVLDLIETLMPNATIRSDKYMQTSICRGNAGYGYDEEDGEIRVTDVVNQSFGIYSHYDQSTFVMIKSDDQFPVKRTVGIATTKPYQQSIEIRPMVSDGSGQFVPIIKAGKEIKYRMQIKQLQKMQDLNRIKLTFELDRSQKLRITAYDNHFQEEIGVEEVSLP, from the coding sequence ATGTACTACGTCGGAATTGACTTCGGGACGACCAACAGTTCGGTAGCCGTGATCGGTCCGGAAGAGATCAAGAATCCCCGCAAGCTGGGAGGCAAACAGATCGTGGTTCCTCGCTGCCTTGAGCTGGAAGGCGGCTTTAACAATGAACGCAAAGAGAGAGAATTGATGAGAACCACTCTGTTGGTCCACCCCAACGGCGAAGTGACCATCGGAGGCCAACCGGACGGGCGCGTCGATCCGAACCGGTTGATTTCCTCCCTGAAGCGGCGTATCTTGAAAAACCCCGACTATGAAGTGACCATCGACAATCAGGTATACAGCGGGGGAGAGCTGGTCTCGATTTTTATCGAGAAGCTGCTGATCAGCGCCGGAATCCCGGTCGACAAAATCGAGAGACTGGTTTTGAGCATTCCGGTCGAGTACGGCGAGGATAAAAAGCATCTGATGGAGCACGCATGCAGCCGTTTGGGGATTACCCCCGACAGGATTTGGTTTGTGGATGAACCGATCGCCATTCTTTGGTTTTACGAAAAGGTGCAACCGATTCAGTCCGACCTGATTCTCGTCTATGATTTCGGCGGCGGAACGCTGGATTTGGCGGTCATGAAACGGGAAGACAGCCATGACGCCGCGGGATGGGGACAGGGCAATGTGCTCGTCAAAAAGAAGATCGAGGTAGCGGGTGACGATCTGGATGAGGTCATCATCCAATACTTTATCGAGCAAGGAAAGGAACAGAAAAACCCGGTCTGCGAGCAGCTCGATCTGGCGATTTTCCAGGATGAAAAACGGCTGGAGAAGTTTCGCGACATGTCTCCGTACAAGCTGCTGAAGCGTTTCGCGGAGATGATGAAGATCGAATTGAGCAGGCGGGATGAGTATGTCATGTCGATTCCGAGTTTGCTCCCGCAGATGGATACCGTGGGGATCAGGGATGTGCTGCTTACCAAACAGGAGTTTGAGAAGCGGGCGGAGGTCGTCTGGCGAAAAATCCGGCAGGCGATTGTCGAGCTCGGCGAGGAGTTGGCTGCAAAGCACGATGTCGGCCTGGAGAAGATCGAAACCGTGTTTCTGTCCGGCGGAAGCAGCAAGGTTCCCTATGTGCTGGATCTGATCGAGACGCTCATGCCAAACGCCACCATTCGTTCCGATAAATACATGCAGACGAGCATTTGCCGGGGGAATGCCGGCTACGGTTACGACGAAGAGGATGGAGAAATCCGCGTCACGGACGTCGTCAACCAAAGCTTCGGAATCTACAGCCACTACGATCAGAGCACGTTTGTGATGATCAAGAGCGATGATCAGTTTCCGGTGAAGAGGACGGTGGGCATTGCCACGACGAAGCCGTATCAGCAAAGCATCGAAATCAGGCCGATGGTCAGTGACGGCAGCGGCCAATTTGTGCCCATCATCAAAGCGGGCAAAGAAATCAAATACCGGATGCAAATCAAGCAGCTGCAGAAGATGCAGGATTTGAACCGCATCAAACTGACTTTTGAATTGGATCGCTCGCAAAAGCTGCGGATTACGGCCTATGACAATCACTTTCAAGAAGAAATCGGCGTTGAGGAAGTTTCGCTTCCTTGA
- a CDS encoding 50S ribosomal protein L7ae-like protein, which produces MSYEKVERAKELTIGVKQTMKAVEQQQVEAVYIAADADKRLTQKVELLCKEKGVPVIRVESMRRLGKACGIEVGAATAAIKKSG; this is translated from the coding sequence ATGTCTTATGAAAAAGTAGAGAGGGCCAAGGAGCTGACGATCGGAGTCAAGCAGACGATGAAGGCCGTCGAACAACAACAGGTCGAAGCCGTCTACATCGCTGCAGATGCTGACAAGCGGCTGACCCAGAAAGTTGAGCTTCTTTGCAAAGAGAAGGGTGTGCCAGTCATCCGCGTCGAATCCATGCGCCGCTTGGGAAAAGCGTGCGGGATCGAAGTGGGAGCGGCAACTGCCGCGATAAAGAAAAGTGGTTAA
- the rpsL gene encoding 30S ribosomal protein S12 gives MPTMNQLVRKGRKDKVVKSKSPALQKGYNSFKKAQTNQSSPQKRGVCTRVGTMTPKKPNSALRKYARVRLTNGIEVTAYIGGIGHNLQEHSVVLVRGGRVKDLPGVRYHIVRGALDTAGVNNRKQGRSKYGTKRPKAGQAAKK, from the coding sequence ATGCCTACAATGAACCAATTGGTGCGCAAAGGTCGCAAGGACAAGGTTGTGAAGTCGAAGTCCCCAGCTCTGCAAAAGGGGTACAACAGCTTCAAAAAGGCTCAAACCAACCAGAGCTCTCCTCAAAAACGCGGTGTCTGCACTCGTGTGGGTACCATGACTCCGAAGAAACCAAACTCCGCGTTGCGTAAATACGCTCGTGTGCGTTTGACCAACGGTATCGAGGTTACTGCTTACATCGGTGGTATTGGCCACAACCTGCAAGAGCACAGCGTCGTGCTGGTTCGCGGCGGTCGTGTAAAAGACTTGCCAGGGGTTCGTTATCACATCGTTCGCGGTGCGCTTGACACTGCTGGTGTGAACAACCGCAAACAAGGCCGTTCCAAATATGGTACGAAGCGTCCAAAGGCCGGCCAAGCAGCAAAAAAATAA
- the rpsG gene encoding 30S ribosomal protein S7 codes for MPRKGPVTRRDVLPDPIYNSKLVTRLINRLMLDGKRGVAQNILYNAFGIIQERTGRNPMEVFEEALKNVMPVLEVKARRVGGANYQVPIEVKPERRTTLGLRWLVNYSRTRGEKTMEQRLANEIMDAANNTGAAVKKREDTHKMAEANKAFAHYRW; via the coding sequence ATGCCACGGAAAGGTCCTGTTACCCGTCGTGACGTACTGCCTGATCCGATTTACAACAGCAAGCTGGTTACTCGTCTGATCAACCGCTTGATGCTGGATGGCAAACGCGGTGTTGCCCAGAATATCCTGTACAATGCATTTGGCATTATTCAGGAGCGCACTGGCCGCAACCCGATGGAAGTGTTTGAAGAAGCACTGAAAAACGTAATGCCTGTATTGGAGGTTAAAGCTCGTCGTGTTGGTGGTGCCAACTACCAAGTACCGATCGAAGTAAAACCTGAGCGCCGTACGACTCTCGGCCTGCGTTGGCTGGTGAACTACTCCCGCACTCGCGGTGAGAAAACCATGGAACAACGTCTGGCGAACGAGATCATGGATGCTGCGAACAACACAGGTGCAGCAGTGAAGAAACGTGAAGACACGCACAAGATGGCTGAAGCAAACAAAGCGTTTGCACACTATCGCTGGTAG